Proteins encoded by one window of Dietzia sp. B32:
- a CDS encoding bifunctional FO biosynthesis protein CofGH, whose translation MDHVPTPADPQPTASAMRRALRRASDGLTLDVTEAAVLLATRGEDLARLTSLAAARRDARLVDEGRPGVVTYSRKVFVPLTRLCRDRCHYCTFVTVPGRLRAAGEGMFLDPDEVIDLCRRGAQAGCKEALFTLGDRPEDRWPEAREWLESRGFSSTLDYVRAMAIRVLEETGLLPHLNPGVMSWSELSTLKPVAPSMGMMLETTATRLFTTPGQCHHGSPDKDPAVRLRTLTDAGRLAVPFTTGILVGIGENRTERAESLLALAGLAREFGHLQEVIVQNFRAKPDTAMRAVDDADTDEFLAAIAVARLVLDPRVAVQAPPNLVDRDDVLALIDAGVDDLGGISPLTPDHVNPERPWPHLDELTADLAARGWTLTERLTAHPRYVGAGDAWIDPRVAGHVRALADPSSGLAVVGDDDEVVQPQGRPWQEPDDDWDSSGRTDLHTAIDSEGRNTDTRSDIGEAFGNWDVIRARAAELGAAALTPERADSEVVAALRAAENDPAGLTDEQYLALATATGDGLAAVAGLADRIRADVVGETVTYVVNRNINFSNICYTGCRFCAFAQRKGDADAFSLSAAEVADRAYEAYVSGASEVCMQGGIDPDLPVSGYADLVRAVKARVPSMHVHAFSPMEISNGASRSGVGVREWLTELRAAGLDTIPGTAAEILDDEVRWVLTKGKLPAAEWIDIVTTAHEVGLRSSSTMMYGHVDTPRHWVAHLRTLRGIQERTGGFTEFVPLPFVHRSAPLYLAGASRPGPTREENVAVHALARIMLHGAIDHVQTSWVKLGVAGTRTMLRSGADDLGGTLMEETISRMAGAENGSAKSPEEIEEIATGIGRPVRRRDTVYGPAHRPIGVTVVT comes from the coding sequence ATGGATCACGTACCGACCCCCGCCGATCCCCAGCCCACGGCGTCGGCCATGCGGCGCGCCCTGCGCCGGGCCTCCGACGGGCTCACCCTGGACGTCACCGAGGCCGCCGTGCTGCTCGCCACGCGGGGCGAGGACCTGGCGCGGCTGACCTCCCTCGCCGCGGCCCGCCGGGACGCACGGCTGGTGGACGAGGGGCGCCCCGGGGTGGTGACGTACTCCCGCAAGGTGTTCGTCCCGCTCACCCGCCTGTGCCGGGACCGCTGCCACTACTGCACGTTCGTCACCGTGCCGGGCAGGCTCCGCGCGGCGGGCGAGGGCATGTTCCTCGACCCCGACGAGGTCATCGACCTGTGCCGCCGCGGTGCGCAGGCCGGGTGCAAGGAGGCCCTGTTCACCCTCGGAGACCGGCCGGAGGACCGGTGGCCCGAGGCCCGGGAGTGGCTCGAGTCCCGCGGCTTCTCCTCGACGCTGGACTACGTGCGCGCCATGGCCATCCGGGTGCTCGAGGAGACCGGGCTGCTGCCGCACCTCAACCCGGGCGTGATGAGTTGGTCCGAACTGTCCACCCTCAAGCCGGTCGCCCCGTCGATGGGCATGATGCTGGAGACCACCGCGACCCGGTTGTTCACCACCCCGGGCCAGTGCCACCACGGCAGCCCGGACAAGGACCCGGCGGTCCGGTTGCGCACCCTCACCGACGCGGGGCGTCTGGCCGTGCCGTTCACCACCGGGATCCTCGTGGGGATCGGGGAGAACCGCACCGAGCGGGCGGAGAGCCTGCTGGCCCTGGCCGGGCTGGCGCGCGAGTTCGGGCACCTGCAGGAGGTGATCGTGCAGAACTTCCGCGCCAAGCCGGACACCGCGATGCGGGCCGTGGACGACGCGGACACCGACGAGTTCCTCGCCGCGATCGCCGTCGCCCGCCTGGTACTCGACCCGCGCGTGGCGGTGCAGGCCCCGCCCAACCTCGTCGACCGCGACGACGTGCTGGCCCTGATCGACGCCGGTGTGGACGACCTGGGTGGCATCTCGCCGCTCACCCCGGACCACGTCAACCCCGAGCGGCCGTGGCCGCACCTCGACGAGCTCACCGCCGACCTGGCCGCGCGCGGGTGGACGCTGACCGAACGACTCACCGCGCACCCCCGGTACGTCGGTGCGGGCGACGCGTGGATCGACCCACGGGTGGCGGGCCACGTCCGTGCGCTGGCGGACCCGTCGAGCGGGCTCGCCGTGGTGGGGGACGACGACGAGGTGGTGCAGCCGCAGGGACGGCCGTGGCAGGAGCCCGACGACGACTGGGACTCGAGCGGACGGACCGATCTGCACACGGCGATCGACTCCGAGGGCCGCAATACGGACACCCGGTCGGACATCGGCGAGGCCTTCGGCAACTGGGACGTCATCCGGGCCCGCGCGGCGGAGCTGGGCGCGGCAGCGCTGACCCCCGAGCGGGCGGACTCCGAGGTCGTGGCGGCGCTCCGGGCGGCGGAGAACGACCCCGCCGGGCTCACCGACGAGCAGTACCTCGCCCTGGCAACCGCCACCGGGGACGGTCTGGCCGCCGTGGCGGGGCTCGCAGACCGGATCCGCGCGGACGTGGTGGGGGAGACGGTGACCTATGTGGTCAACCGCAACATCAACTTCTCCAACATCTGTTACACCGGCTGCCGCTTCTGCGCCTTCGCCCAGCGCAAGGGTGACGCCGACGCGTTCTCGTTGTCCGCCGCCGAGGTCGCCGACCGCGCGTACGAGGCATACGTATCCGGCGCGTCCGAGGTGTGCATGCAGGGCGGTATCGACCCCGACCTGCCGGTGTCCGGGTACGCCGACCTCGTCCGCGCGGTCAAGGCGCGGGTGCCGTCCATGCACGTCCACGCCTTCAGTCCCATGGAGATCTCCAACGGCGCCTCCCGATCCGGCGTGGGGGTCCGGGAGTGGCTCACCGAGCTCCGCGCTGCCGGGCTGGACACCATCCCGGGCACGGCGGCGGAGATCCTCGACGACGAGGTCCGGTGGGTGCTGACCAAGGGCAAACTTCCGGCCGCCGAGTGGATCGACATCGTCACCACCGCACACGAGGTGGGGCTGCGGTCGAGTTCGACGATGATGTACGGCCACGTCGACACCCCCCGCCACTGGGTGGCCCACCTGCGGACCCTGCGCGGCATCCAGGAGCGCACCGGAGGTTTCACGGAGTTCGTCCCACTGCCCTTCGTGCACCGCAGCGCGCCGCTGTACCTGGCCGGCGCCTCGCGGCCCGGACCGACCAGGGAGGAGAACGTCGCGGTCCACGCCCTGGCGCGGATCATGCTGCACGGGGCGATCGACCACGTTCAGACGAGCTGGGTCAAGCTCGGGGTCGCGGGGACGCGCACCATGCTGCGGTCCGGCGCGGACGACCTGGGCGGGACCCTGATGGAGGAGACCATCTCTCGGATGGCCGGCGCCGAGAACGGTTCCGCCAAGTCCCCGGAGGAGATCGAGGAGATCGCCACCGGGATCGGACGCCCGGTCCGCCGTCGGGACACCGTCTACGGACCCGCCCACCGGCCCATCGGGGTGACCGTCGTCACATAG
- a CDS encoding PH domain-containing protein: protein MPDHAVPLRTNGDPLVSSPAPGEGGAHALREPRPTLDERDAGGELPGGGDTLPDTGDALLTTNRVLVTAPRHRIEKRTPLLWVMEGIWSWAVLAGLQVGWYFWGDNVMGFWNWVAVAVTIPFAFMSIVVAPWWRYVVARWDVSDTAVCSRKGWWTTQFRIAPLARLQTVYTTRTLFERWFGLATVNASTASAQGTVEIRGLNLADAETLAQHLIAIANLDSEDGT from the coding sequence ATGCCCGATCACGCAGTCCCCCTCCGCACGAACGGGGATCCCCTGGTGTCCAGCCCGGCCCCCGGCGAGGGGGGCGCGCACGCGCTCCGCGAACCGCGCCCGACCCTCGACGAGCGCGACGCCGGCGGCGAGCTGCCGGGTGGCGGTGACACCCTGCCGGACACCGGTGACGCGCTGCTCACCACCAATCGGGTACTGGTGACCGCACCCCGGCACCGGATCGAGAAGCGCACGCCGCTGCTGTGGGTGATGGAGGGGATCTGGTCCTGGGCGGTCCTCGCCGGTCTGCAGGTGGGGTGGTACTTCTGGGGCGACAACGTCATGGGGTTCTGGAACTGGGTCGCCGTCGCGGTGACGATCCCGTTCGCGTTCATGAGCATCGTCGTGGCGCCGTGGTGGCGCTACGTCGTGGCGCGGTGGGATGTCTCCGACACCGCGGTGTGCTCCCGCAAGGGCTGGTGGACCACCCAGTTCCGGATCGCGCCGCTCGCCCGCCTGCAGACCGTGTACACCACGCGCACCCTGTTCGAGCGGTGGTTCGGACTGGCGACGGTCAACGCCTCCACCGCGTCCGCCCAGGGGACGGTGGAGATCCGGGGTCTGAACCTGGCCGACGCGGAGACCCTGGCCCAGCACCTCATCGCGATCGCGAACCTGGATTCGGAGGACGGGACGTGA
- a CDS encoding PH domain-containing protein has protein sequence MTGPDDNDDDEVGSSVDTAQPPVAEPAEEVSGTDDPAVAGKIDPAAPWERLSWRMLLVYPLGMLTRLLPLFLISLWLGSNRSNYWFEIVIVSLVIVSGVLRWLSTSYQVGSTHIILKKGFFSRQVVTVARQRIRSVDTESDLFHRVLKVSIVEVGTGRADSGKSDAERFRLDAIDTTLVEPLRDELLKHRRALDPSLGVEDEEQWGSKYGEDIARWKVTWSRFAPFSFIGFGVLFSLWLVTWQMGDMHDRIMGLAVVEGTIAWLDSLGQPWAVIGKGIGIWMVAGVLAVITYAIRYGKYALTERGQLLYVQNGVLRRKHIALDKARLRGVELRLPVYLRMLGGGRLEPIMTGTKKGATASTLLPQAPIEDVRRVAIRILGDETPVTVPLRRHPWKAARRRITRGLLPFWVVAGVIVLVRIDSGPSADIWVRWGIPAALVFFLLLSVDRIRMLGHALLPDMLVTSSGSWTAKRSILEADGIIGWTVTQSVFQRTAGVATASAATPAGNGVYSVVDIDADEAWALAEALTPGITDVWNHAGAHEGRVSPSMGVRNG, from the coding sequence GTGACCGGGCCGGACGACAACGACGACGACGAGGTCGGCTCCTCCGTCGACACCGCACAGCCCCCCGTGGCCGAACCGGCGGAGGAGGTCTCCGGCACCGACGACCCCGCGGTGGCGGGGAAGATCGACCCGGCAGCCCCCTGGGAGCGCCTGTCCTGGCGGATGCTGCTCGTGTACCCGCTGGGGATGCTCACCCGCCTCCTCCCGCTCTTCCTCATCTCGCTGTGGCTGGGTTCCAACCGCAGCAACTACTGGTTCGAGATCGTCATCGTCTCCCTGGTGATCGTCAGCGGTGTCCTCCGGTGGCTGTCGACCAGCTATCAGGTCGGCAGCACGCACATCATCCTGAAGAAGGGGTTCTTCAGTCGCCAGGTAGTCACCGTCGCCCGCCAGCGGATCCGCAGCGTTGACACGGAATCCGACCTCTTCCACCGGGTCCTCAAGGTCTCGATCGTGGAGGTGGGGACCGGGCGGGCCGACTCCGGAAAGTCCGACGCCGAGCGGTTCCGCCTCGACGCCATCGACACCACGCTGGTCGAGCCACTCCGCGACGAGCTGCTCAAGCACCGACGGGCCCTGGACCCGTCCCTCGGCGTGGAGGACGAGGAGCAGTGGGGGTCGAAGTATGGCGAGGACATCGCCCGGTGGAAGGTGACCTGGTCGCGGTTCGCACCGTTCTCCTTCATCGGGTTCGGTGTCCTGTTCTCCCTGTGGCTCGTCACCTGGCAGATGGGCGACATGCACGACCGCATCATGGGCCTGGCGGTGGTCGAGGGGACCATCGCCTGGCTGGATTCGCTGGGGCAGCCCTGGGCGGTCATCGGCAAGGGCATCGGGATCTGGATGGTGGCCGGGGTCCTGGCGGTCATCACCTACGCCATCCGGTACGGCAAGTACGCGCTGACCGAACGTGGTCAACTGCTCTACGTGCAGAACGGTGTCCTGCGGCGCAAGCACATCGCGCTGGACAAGGCACGGCTGCGTGGTGTGGAGCTGCGGTTGCCCGTCTACCTGCGGATGCTCGGGGGCGGCCGGCTCGAACCCATCATGACGGGCACCAAGAAGGGCGCCACCGCGTCCACCCTGCTGCCGCAGGCGCCGATCGAGGACGTGCGTCGGGTGGCGATCCGCATCCTGGGTGACGAGACGCCGGTGACGGTCCCTCTGCGGCGACACCCGTGGAAAGCGGCCCGTCGGCGCATCACCCGCGGCCTGCTCCCGTTCTGGGTCGTCGCCGGGGTCATCGTGCTGGTCCGGATCGACTCGGGCCCGTCGGCAGACATCTGGGTTCGCTGGGGCATCCCCGCCGCTCTGGTGTTCTTCCTCCTGCTGTCGGTGGACCGCATCCGCATGCTCGGACACGCCCTGCTGCCGGACATGCTGGTGACGTCCAGCGGATCGTGGACGGCCAAGCGTTCGATCCTCGAGGCCGACGGGATCATCGGCTGGACCGTGACCCAGTCGGTGTTCCAGCGGACGGCCGGCGTGGCGACGGCGTCTGCCGCGACCCCCGCGGGCAACGGCGTCTATTCGGTGGTCGACATCGATGCCGACGAAGCGTGGGCGCTGGCCGAGGCGCTGACGCCCGGGATCACTGACGTGTGGAATCACGCCGGGGCCCACGAGGGCCGCGTCTCACCGTCGATGGGTGTCCGGAACGGGTGA
- the mshB gene encoding N-acetyl-1-D-myo-inositol-2-amino-2-deoxy-alpha-D-glucopyranoside deacetylase, giving the protein MTPSTATPSATGLRALFVHAHPDDEAITTGGTIAALVAAGADVRVVTCTLGEEGEVLGGELAGLVADRADQLGGYRIGELAGALRALGVGRARFLGGAGRWRDSGMAGTPSADHPRAFVGSGREAVDELVTVLDDFRPHLVVTYDPKGGYGHPDHIRAHEAVHAAIEEATHRPDRVAWTVTARSEVSRTHPDPPPHLRHSEDDELPSVADSRLTHRVPLDDADYAAKLESLTAHATQLELVPGPEGEPWFLALTNGVLQSVPQVEWYIARDRAESDGPYVKCQPGSAHLLDGLGEARS; this is encoded by the coding sequence ATGACACCGTCCACCGCGACCCCGTCCGCGACCGGCCTGCGCGCCCTGTTCGTCCACGCCCACCCCGACGACGAGGCGATCACCACCGGCGGCACCATCGCCGCCCTGGTGGCCGCGGGCGCCGACGTCCGCGTGGTCACCTGCACGCTCGGAGAGGAGGGCGAGGTGCTTGGCGGCGAGCTGGCCGGACTCGTCGCGGACCGCGCCGACCAGCTCGGCGGGTACCGGATCGGCGAACTGGCCGGTGCACTGCGCGCACTCGGGGTGGGCCGCGCCCGGTTCCTCGGTGGTGCGGGCCGGTGGCGGGACTCCGGGATGGCCGGGACCCCGTCGGCCGACCACCCGCGCGCGTTCGTGGGATCGGGCAGGGAGGCGGTGGACGAGCTCGTGACCGTCCTCGACGATTTCCGGCCGCACCTCGTGGTGACCTACGACCCGAAGGGCGGCTACGGGCACCCGGATCACATCCGGGCCCACGAAGCGGTCCACGCCGCGATCGAGGAGGCCACCCATCGGCCGGACCGGGTGGCGTGGACCGTCACCGCGCGGTCCGAGGTCAGCCGGACCCACCCCGATCCGCCCCCGCACCTGCGCCACTCGGAGGACGACGAGCTGCCGTCCGTTGCGGATTCCCGGCTCACTCACCGCGTCCCGCTCGACGACGCGGACTACGCCGCCAAACTCGAGTCCCTGACGGCCCACGCGACGCAGCTCGAGCTGGTGCCCGGCCCCGAGGGCGAGCCGTGGTTCCTCGCGCTGACCAACGGGGTCCTGCAATCCGTCCCCCAGGTGGAGTGGTACATCGCGCGGGACCGCGCCGAGAGTGACGGGCCGTACGTCAAGTGCCAGCCGGGGTCCGCGCACCTGCTCGACGGGCTCGGCGAGGCGCGGTCGTGA